Below is a genomic region from Mycolicibacterium neworleansense.
AGCAGATCTCCGATGCGTCCCCGCACGATCACCCGTTGCCCCAGCGGGCTCTGGTAGCACTGCACGTTCTCGGCGGGGCCGGCCGAGGAGCACACCACCGGCCCCCTGGGCAGCAGGTGCCAGGGACCTTCGCCGGCCTCGGGGTGGGCCGGATACTCCTCGTAGACGGCCAGTTCGTTGCCGACGCCGCCGTCGGCGATGAGCTCCCGTCCGTCGTCCGCCAGCGAGCACACCCCGCCGCCGCGGGCCGCGTCGACGCGCAGCCGGTACCGGCCGTTGGCAATCTCGTCCCCGGCCAGCGGTTCCCAGCCCGGCGCCGTCCCGGAGACGAACTGGTAGGACCGCCAGCCCAGCGACGGCACGTCGCGGGCCAGCCAGCTCACCGTGGCCCCGTCGTGCTCGACGAGCACCGGCACCTCGTTGCCGTCGCTGTCGACCAACGCACCCGGGAAGGGTTCGTCCAGGTGCACGGTGACGATGTCGGTCCGGTTGTGCGCCACGGCGTTCCACACCACTACTGATCCGTCGACCGCCTCGGACAACAAGCCCAACGCATTGTCGCGGGCGGTGACGCCCAGTTCCCAGGCGTCGCGCCAGCCGGTCAGCAGGTCCAGGTAGACCTGGTCGGATTCCGAGCCGGTGATGGCGTCGTGGTGCGCTCCGTAGGCCAGCTGCACCCAGGCCTTGGCCATCGCGGCCTGCGGGTAGTCCGCGCCGCCGAGCAGCCCGGCGAACACCGCGAACCGCTCGGCGTCGAGCACCGCGTCCTCGGCGGCCCGGTTGGCCTGTTTGGTGTCGATGTAGGAGACGTCCTTGCCGGTGTAGATCGGGTTCATGTCGCGGGTCTGCGGGGACGGCGTGATCCCGCGCTCGTCGACCTCGGCCCGCACCGCGCTGAAGAACTCGGACGGTAGCGCGCACACGAACTTCGGCCAGACGTAGCGCGAGTTCCAGTCGCGGTGGATCTGGGTGACCCATTTGTTGGGCGGGGTGTAGTCGGTGCCGACCGGCAGAAGCACGTTGCGGGTCAACGCGACTCGCTTCAGCTTGGTGAACAGCGTGTAGGTGGATTCTTCCGCTTCGGCCAGGGAGGCCGACGAGTCCATCCACCAGCCGGCCGAATAGTGGGCGGGCATGTAGTGGGTGAGCAGTCCCCGGCCAGACGGCGCGATCCACTCGAACTCGCTGGCGAACTGCATGCGCTCGGGGTCGCCGTCGTTCTGCATGGGCCCCCACTGGTGATGCGGTCCGCGCGCCCACGAACTGGAGGTCAGGCCGACGTCGGCCGCCATCCCGGGGAACTGCGGGTCGTGCCCGAACACGTCGAGCTGCCAGGCGGTGGCCGGGTCGGCGCCCAGCACGTCACGCTGGAAACCCATGCCCGACACGAAGTTCCGGATCGCGGTCTCCGGGCTGGTGAGGTTGGTGTTGGGCTCGTTGTAGGTGCCGCCCATGATCTCGACGCGGCCCTCGGCGATGAACCGGCGCAGGTCGGCCCGGTCTTCGGGACGAGCGTCCCAGTAGGGCTTGAGATAGTCCACCTCGGCCAGCACGAACTTGTATTCCGGTTCGCGACGCGCCATTTCCAGGTGCGCGTGTACCAGATCGAATCCGTTGGTCTGGCGGCACTGGCCGGGCGGATCCTCGGTCCACACGCTGGTGTAGGCGGCCTGGGTGTTCCACCACACGGGGTCGTAGTGGAAGTGGCTGATCATGTACATGGTCCAGCCCGGCTCGGCGACGGTGAACTCGAAGTCGGTCGAGCCCGCCCGTGCGCGCCGGATCTCGCCGGGCACACCCGCCTCGACGTCGACGGGCACCTCGACGGTGCCGCCGCCGACCGGGGCGATGGCCTCACCGCAGAGCCCGTCCCCGCTGACCCGAACGGGTGTTGGCGAGGCGCAGTCCTCGTATCGCACCCGAACCAGCTGCCGAGGGGCCTCCTCCGGCCCGGCAAACAGCTCCGTCGTCTCCACTGACGTGACGTGCATCTGGAAAACCCTACGACTTCAAGGCGTCGAAATGTCGACGACGAGCGCCCGGTGATCCGAAATCGGCAGGTGCGGTGCGTCGCATGCGCTGACGGTCAGCGCGGGATCGTCGGTGAGGATGTGGTCGAGTTGCGTCGTCGGCTCATGCGCAGGAAACGTCGGCGCGGCCCCGAGCGGGCGCCAGTGCTCGGGCGCGCCGGAGTTCAGATCTCCCATGAGCAGCCGCGGTCCCGGGAACGCACTCAGATCCCGCACCAGATGCCGCAGTTGCAGCCGGTTCCACCCGGGCACGAACGTCAGATGGGTGTTGGCCACCGTGATCGGGCCGAGCGGGGTGTCGACGCGGGCCACCATCGCCGCCCGGGGCTCCTCGTGCACGATCCGGAATCGGCGGATCCCCGACACGTACATCGGGAACCGGAACGGTATCCGCGGAAGCCGCAGCACCTGCCAGTTCTCGACCGGGTAGCGGGTGAGCAGGGCGATGCCATAGGCGGCCGTTCCGGGTTGTTCTCGCCCGGTCGCGGCCATCCAGGTGGCACCGGGTGTTCCGGAGATCGCGGCGACGAACCGGTGGTGCACGGCGTTCATCGCGCGGGCGGCCACGGCGGTCAGGTCGGCCTTGCCCGAGCGGGGCTGATCGAGGTCGACTTCCTGCAGCGCGAGGATGTCGGCGTCGAGTTCGGACACCGCCTCCGCGAGTCTGCCCAGGTCGACGTCGCCGTGGTGGACACTGCGTCCGTGCAGGATGTTGAAAGTGGCCAGCCGCATGGGTACTCAGTACCCACTACCGCGTCGGCTCCATCATCGACGCCCGAGAACCGGGATGGCACATGCTCGACCGCAACGACGATCTGCGTGACGGGCTGAAGCGCGCCGCATCGGCGTTCAAGGTGTACGGGCCGCAGTTCGCGCTGGCCGGCAGTTATGCGCTGTGGGTCTACGGCGCGCCCGAACCCGTCCACGACGTCGATTTCGTGGTCGCCGAGGCTGACGCCGAGGCCGCCGAGGTGACGTTGCGAAAGGCCGGTTTTCAGATCGTGCACGTTCCCGAGGACTGGTTGTTCAAGGCCTATCCCGACGAGGGTGTCCTGGTGGACGTGCTCTACCAGCTCAACGGGGTGTCGGTGGGCGCGGCCATGCTGGGATCGGCCGAGGTGCACGATGTGCTGGCGATCCGGATGCCGGTGCTACCGCCGACGCTGGTGGTGTCGGAGAAGCTGCGCTCGCTCAACGAACACCACTGCGACTTCGCCGCACTGCTGCCGGCCGCCCGGGCGGTGCGCGAGCAGGTCGACTGGGATGCGGTCCGGCTCGCGACCGCCGACAACGATTTCGCCGCCGCGTTCCTGATGCTCATCGACCGCCTCGGCATCACCTGATTTCTCTGCCGAGCAGACGCGCGGCGACGGCTCCGACGGCGGCAACCACCTCGGGTGGTTCGAGTACCTCGAACTCGTGACCCACGGTGGCGAAGTAGAGCACCATGCGTTCGGGGTCGTCGGCGCCGGCGGTGACGATGCAGGCATCGGGGCCGTCCGCCTCGACGGTGGCCGAGGTCGGTGGAAACTTCTGTGCCACAACCGTTTGCGGCGCGTGGTAACGCACCCGGGCGATGTAGCGGTAGGGCGAGGAGCTGATCGAGCGACGCACGTACTCGGCGGCATCGGGTGCCTCTCGCGGCGCGAAGGTGCTGCCGCGGGCCGCCACCGCCGACATCCGGTCGAGCCGCAGACTGCGCCAGTCGTCGCGGTCGCGGTCGTAGGCCATCAGGTACCAGCGCCGGCCGGTGGTCACCAGCTGATAGGGCTCCAACCGCCGCTGGGTGTGGTTGCCGCGGATGTCGGTGTAGTCGGCGCTGACGTGTTCGTGGTCGCGGCAAGCCCGGGCCAGGGTCATCAGCACGTCGGGTTCCACCGGCGCGTCCGACGAGTTGGGGGCCAGCGTGACGGTGGCGTCGTGCACCGCCGAGACTTGTGAACGCAACCGCGCGGGCATGACCTGGTCGAGTTTGGACAGCGCCCGCAGAGCGGACTCGCCGACGCCGGCGACGCTTCCGCCGGCGGCCAGCCGCAGGCAGACGGCCATCGCGACGGCTTCATCGGGGTCGAGCAGCAGCGGCGGCAGCGCGGCACCGGCTCCGAGCTGGTATCCGCCGCCCTGGCCCTTGCTGGCCTGGACGGGATAGCCGAGCTCACGCAGCCGCTCGATGTCACGGCGGACGCTGCGGGTGGTGACGTCGAGCCGTTCGGCCAACTCTTCACCCGTCCAGACCCGGCGCGACTGCAGCAGTCCGAGGAGTTGCAGCACGCGGCCGGTGGTTTCACTGCTCACGGCCATGCAACCAGTTTGCCGCACTTTTAGGACCGAATCTGTCCTATATGCGTGAGACGGTATTCCCATGTGGACAAACGCCCTAGCCGACCAACTGGACTTCCACTGGACCCATCAGCTCCGCCCGCGCCTGGACGGCCTGACCGACGCCGAGTACTTCTGGCAGCCCGTGCCCGACTGCTGGACGGTTCATCCCGACGGCGCCATCGATTTCAGTTATCCACCGCCGCAACCGGAACCGTTCACGACCATCGCGTGGCGGCTGGCGCACGTGATCGTCGGGGTGTTCGCGATGCGCAACCACTCGCACTTCGGCGGGCCACCGGCCGACTACGAGTCCTGGCCGTACGCCACCGATGCCGCCACGGCCCTGAAACAACTCGACGAGGCCTACCGAAATTGGATCGACGGGGTCCGGAGCCTCGACGAGAATGACCTGGCCAAGCCCGTCGGTCCGGCCGAGGGACCGTGGGCCGAGCATTCGATGGCCGTGCTGATCCTGCACATCAACCGGGAGGTCATCCACCACGGCGCCGAGATCGCCTGCATTCGCGACCTTTACGTACACACCACCAACAACAAGGAGAACTAGAACGATGCCCGGTATGCCCGCACCCGCCGCCGACGAACGCCAGACGCTGATCGAGTTCGTCGCCTTCCAGCAGAACGCCTTCTTCGCCGTGGCCCACGGCCTGACCGACGAGCAGGCCCGCTCCACCCCGTCGGTGAGCGCACTGTCGATCGGCGGGCTGATCAAACATGTCACCGGCATGCAGCAGGGCTGGACGGACCGCGCCGCGCATGCGCCTGG
It encodes:
- a CDS encoding endonuclease/exonuclease/phosphatase family protein encodes the protein MRLATFNILHGRSVHHGDVDLGRLAEAVSELDADILALQEVDLDQPRSGKADLTAVAARAMNAVHHRFVAAISGTPGATWMAATGREQPGTAAYGIALLTRYPVENWQVLRLPRIPFRFPMYVSGIRRFRIVHEEPRAAMVARVDTPLGPITVANTHLTFVPGWNRLQLRHLVRDLSAFPGPRLLMGDLNSGAPEHWRPLGAAPTFPAHEPTTQLDHILTDDPALTVSACDAPHLPISDHRALVVDISTP
- a CDS encoding helix-turn-helix transcriptional regulator yields the protein MAVSSETTGRVLQLLGLLQSRRVWTGEELAERLDVTTRSVRRDIERLRELGYPVQASKGQGGGYQLGAGAALPPLLLDPDEAVAMAVCLRLAAGGSVAGVGESALRALSKLDQVMPARLRSQVSAVHDATVTLAPNSSDAPVEPDVLMTLARACRDHEHVSADYTDIRGNHTQRRLEPYQLVTTGRRWYLMAYDRDRDDWRSLRLDRMSAVAARGSTFAPREAPDAAEYVRRSISSSPYRYIARVRYHAPQTVVAQKFPPTSATVEADGPDACIVTAGADDPERMVLYFATVGHEFEVLEPPEVVAAVGAVAARLLGREIR
- a CDS encoding DinB family protein, producing the protein MWTNALADQLDFHWTHQLRPRLDGLTDAEYFWQPVPDCWTVHPDGAIDFSYPPPQPEPFTTIAWRLAHVIVGVFAMRNHSHFGGPPADYESWPYATDAATALKQLDEAYRNWIDGVRSLDENDLAKPVGPAEGPWAEHSMAVLILHINREVIHHGAEIACIRDLYVHTTNNKEN